One part of the Solanum dulcamara chromosome 8, daSolDulc1.2, whole genome shotgun sequence genome encodes these proteins:
- the LOC129900296 gene encoding cation/H(+) antiporter 14-like — MCCKIYTIIIVGLKQAGIVLGRSGLGRIRAYSATIFRPEGRLVLQTIADVGFMFHVFVLGVQVDPTMLTRAGRNAVLIGVSSFAMPFALGGLASYALPHLTVIDDATAHFLPLLAVINSASFFPVITSLLGDLKILNSEIGRIATLASLVNDGCIYAVSILLTTIDASSSYSKWNGVLSIAWIGTFLIVVVFAVRPFVKHVARTIPERGAMKESQFLMIAVIALMCGFVAQTIGQPAAVGTFILGIVVPQGPPLGSSMVYKIDILCTGLLLPAKFAISGLSMDIFSLGRGKSLLGLEAVILLGYIGKFIGTLVSAVQFGVSFKDAVPLALVMCCKGIIEASCYIGLKDTGVISSEAYALLLITMLVITGIVRPLIWYLYDPSRRYSGYRTNSIQHLDPTSELRVQVCIHNEDNVPSIVNLLDASNPSRRRPIAVFILNLMELKGSAAALLLPTHNRKGKPKLKSLPSRTEHISNAFNILAHRNQGSMVVQHFTSIVPYATMHDDICTIAVDKGVNIVIIPFHKQWAIDGTVGANFPAIRMVNQQVLHKAPCSVGILVDRGQLADNTQILFGHSFFRITMLYLGGPDDDEALAYCCRMLGHPHISVTLVWLKHSSDNNEKTMESHMIHWFKANNVDAGRVIYKEEVVNDAVGTTQVLRSLEGSCDLCIVGRDHEHSELTLGINEWIECPELGFIGDMLATSDYSFSLLVMQQIPPGTEFINIQPLKPVASSFYFGSGKYSQHSASGKYSQHSASG; from the exons ATGTGTTGCAAAATTTATACTATCATTATTGTTGGTCTAAAACAGGCTGGTATTGTCTTGGGGCGATCAGGCTTAGGTAGGATTCGTGCGTATTCGGCTACAATATTTCGACCAGAAGGCAGATTGGTACTACAAACAATTGCAGATGTTGGTTTCATGTTTCATGTTTTTGTTCTTGGAGTTCAAGTAGATCCAACAATGCTGACAAGAGCGGGGAGAAACGCGGTGCTAATAGGCGTTTCCTCTTTTGCTATGCCTTTTGCACTTGGAGGATTAGCCAGTTATGCATTACCTCATTTGACTGTCATAGATGATGCGACAGCGCATTTCTTGCCTTTGTTAGCCGTAATTAACTCTGCTTCATTCTTTCCTGTCATCACTAGCCTTCTTGGTGACCTTAAGATTCTAAATTCAGAAATTGGTCGAATAGCTACATTGGCCTCCTTGGTTAATGACGGTTGTATATATGCTGTTTCCATACTTTTAACAAcaatagatgcatcatcaagTTATTCCAAGTGGAATGGAGTATTGTCCATTGCATGGATAGGCACATTTCTTATAGTAGTCGTGTTTGCTGTAAGGCCATTCGTGAAACATGTTGCTAGGACTATACCGGAAAGAGGGGCTATGAAGGAAAGCCAATTTCTAATGATAGCGGTGATAGCTCTGATGTGTGGATTTGTCGCTCAGACTATAGGACAGCCTGCTGCTGTTGGTACTTTTATTTTAGGCATAGTTGTGCCACAGGGACCTCCTTTGGGATCATCGATGGTCTACAAGATCGATATTTTATGTACTGGATTGCTGCTTCCTGCTAAGTTTGCTATCAGTGGTTTGTCAATGGACATATTCTCCCTAGGAAGAGGAAAGAGTCTTTTAGGCCTCGAAGCAGTGATCCTATTGGGTTATATAGGTAAGTTTATTGGCACTCTTGTTTCAGCAGTTCAATTCGGGGTTTCCTTCAAAGATGCAGTCCCTCTTGCTCTCGTCATGTGTTGCAAAGGAATTATCGAGGCATCCTGTTATATCGGCTTAAAGGATACTGGA GTAATATCAAGTGAAGCATATGCGCTTTTGTTAATCACAATGTTGGTCATAACAGGTATTgtaagacctttaatttggtaccTCTATGATCCATCAAGAAGGTACTCAGGCTACAGAACAAATAGTATACAACATTTGGATCCGACCAGTGAGCTTCGGGTCCAAGTGTGTATTCACAACGAAGATAATGTCCCGAGCATAGTCAATCTTCTTGATGCATCCAATCCATCTAGAAGAAGACCGATTGCAGTGTTCATTCTAAATCTAATGGAGCTCAAAGGCAGCGCAGCCGCTTTACTGCTGCCAACTCATAATAGAAAAGGCAAACCGAAACTTAAGTCTCTGCCTAGCAGAACAGAACATATATCCAATGCATTTAACATTCTCGCGCATAGAAATCAAGGTTCTATGGTCGTTCAACACTTCACCTCCATTGTTCCGTATGCCACTATGCATGATGACATATGTACAATCGCGGTGGACAAAGGTGTCAATATTGTGATCATCCCGTTCCACAAGCAGTGGGCTATTGATGGAACAGTAGGAGCCAATTTCCCTGCAATTAGGATGGTGAACCAACAGGTACTCCATAAAGCGCCTTGCTCAGTTGGGATCCTAGTTGATCGGGGGCAATTAGCCGATAACACACAAATCTTGTTTGGCCATTCTTTTTTCCGCATCACAATGCTTTACCTAGGTGGTCCTGATGATGATGAGGCACTCGCCTATTGCTGCAGGATGCTAGGACATCCCCACATCAGCGTGACTCTTGTCTGGCTCAAACATTCGAGTGACAACAACGAGAAGACTATGGAGTCACATATGATACATTGGTTCAAGGCTAATAATGTGGATGCAGGGAGGGTGATTTACAAAGAAGAAGTGGTGAATGATGCAGTGGGGACTACTCAGGTTCTTCGTTCACTCGAGGGCAGTTGTGATCTTTGTATAGTTGGTAGAGACCACGAACACTCCGAATTAACACTAGGGATTAATGAATGGATTGAGTGTCCAGAACTAGGATTTATCGGAGACATGTTAGCTACTTCAGATTATAGTTTTTCATTGCTTGTTATGCAACAAATACCACCCGGGACCGAGTTTATAAACATCCAGCCACTGAAGCCTGTTGCTAGCAGTTTTTATTTTGGTTCAGGTAAATATAGTCAGCATTCTGCTTCAGGTAAATATAGCCAGCATTCTGCTTCAGGTTAA
- the LOC129900718 gene encoding laccase-3-like, whose amino-acid sequence METYISCLIVVILSLLSTFANAEFHKHEFIVQETSVTRLCRTKNIITVNGQFPGPTLTVRNGDTLFVTVINRARYNVTIHWHGVRQMRTPWADGPEYVTQCPIRPGGSYTYRFTIENQEGTLWWHAHSKWLRATVYGALVILPKQGSNFPFSMPQKDIPVILGEWWNRDIIAVQRQAQFTGAAPNISDAYTINGQPGDLYRCSKQGTVKYSVNPGESVLLRVINAALNQQLFFSVANHMLTVVGIDATYNKPFTTNVIMVGPGQTTNVILTANQSPGRYYMAARAYATVRNGQFDNTTTTAILQYTNLNSGANSRPLLPQLPAFNDTSSATTFANQLRSIPNNNRVPNQIDESLFFTVGLGLVNCTRGPRCQGPNNTRFAASMNNISFVLPRRTSLLQAYYQNIPGIYTLDFPPVPPVQFDYTGNVSRGLWQPRFGTKLYKLKFGSNVQIVLQDTAIFATEDHPIHLHGYHFWVVGQGFGNFNPQTDTANFNLNDPPVRNTIDVPVGGWAVIRFVADNPGVWLFHCHIDSHLAWGLAMAFIVENGIGEKQTMEPPPPDLPQC is encoded by the exons ATGGAGACTTATATAAGTTGTCTCATTGTAGTTATATTATCACTACTCTCGACTTTTGCTAATGCAGAATTTCACAAACATGAATTCATA GTTCAAGAAACTAGTGTAACTAGGCTTTGCAGAACCAAGAATATAATCACTGTGAATGGACAATTCCCAGGGCCAACCTTGACAGTTCGAAATGGAGATACATTGTTTGTTACTGTCATTAATAGAGCTCGTTACAACGTTACCATCCATTG GCATGGAGTTCGTCAAATGCGAACACCATGGGCTGATGGGCCTGAGTATGTAACACAATGCCCAATTAGACCAGGAGGATCTTACACATACAGATTTACTATTGAAAACCAAGAAGGTACATTGTGGTGGCATGCTCACAGCAAATGGCTTAGAGCTACTGTTTATGGAGCATTAGTTATTTTACCAAAACAGGGTTctaattttcctttttcaatGCCCCAGAAAGATATTCCTGTTATTCTAG GGGAATGGTGGAACAGAGACATTATTGCAGTACAAAGACAAGCGCAATTTACTGGAGCAGCTCCTAATATTTCTGATGCATATACTATTAATGGTCAACCTGGTGACCTCTACAGATGCTCTAAACAAG GTACTGTGAAATACTCTGTGAATCCCGGAGAATCAGTTCTCCTGAGGGTGATCAATGCTGCACTCAATCAACAACTTTTCTTCTCAGTTGCAAACCACATGCTCACTGTTGTGGGTATTGATGCTACTTACAACAAGCCTTTTACAACTAATGTCATTATGGTTGGACCTGGACAAACAACTAATGTAATTCTCACTGCTAATCAGTCCCCTGGCCGATACTATATGGCAGCTCGTGCCTATGCCACAGTCAGGAACGGGCAATTCGACAACACCACTACAACTGCCATCCTCCAGTACACAAATCTCAACTCGGGCGCAAATTCAAGACCTTTATTGCCTCAACTTCCAGCCTTCAATGATACATCCTCTGCCACTACTTTCGCTAACCAATTGAGGAGCATTCCTAACAATAATAGAGTTCCCAATCAGATTGATGAGAGCTTGTTTTTCACTGTTGGACTAGGCTTAGTGAATTGCACACGAGGTCCTAGATGTCAAGGTCCTAATAATACGCGTTTTGCTGCTAGCATGAACAACATTTCATTTGTTCTTCCTAGAAGAACTTCATTGCTGCAGGCCTATTACCAAAACATTCCAGGAATTTACACGTTGGACTTTCCACCTGTTCCACCGGTGCAATTTGATTACACAGGCAATGTTTCACGCGGACTCTGGCAACCAAGATTTGGAACAAAGTTGTACAAGCTCAAGTTTGGTTCTAATGTACAAATTGTGTTGCAAGATACTGCTATTTTCGCAACAGAGGATCACCCTATACATCTTCACGGATACCATTTTTGGGTTGTTGGACAAGGATTTGGTAACTTCAATCCTCAAACTGATACTGCCAACTTTAATTTGAATGATCCACCTGTCAGGAACACAATCGATGTGCCTGTTGGTGGATGGGCAGTCATCCGTTTCGTGGCTGATAATCCAG GGGTTTGGTTGTTCCATTGCCACATTGATTCACACTTGGCTTGGGGCCTAGCTATGGCATTCATCGTAGAAAATGGAATAGGAGAGAAACAGACAATGGAACCACCTCCACCAGATCTACCACAATGCTAA